Proteins encoded together in one Bacteroides zoogleoformans window:
- a CDS encoding HU family DNA-binding protein: MGLQYVVAKRVFGFDKTKTEKYVAKSVGSGEVDFDKLCAKVSRIIGVHRKVVDLVAVGLVDIMTEEIDDGKTIALGDFGRFRPSFKAKSADKEKDVSVGNIVRKRILFLPGKAFSKMLNSMSITRMAMPDTDYTDGGKKSENTGPKPSESGESGQTGNPLG, translated from the coding sequence ATGGGACTTCAGTATGTAGTAGCAAAACGTGTGTTTGGTTTTGACAAGACAAAAACCGAAAAGTATGTAGCCAAATCCGTGGGAAGCGGTGAGGTGGATTTTGACAAGTTGTGTGCCAAGGTAAGCCGAATCATAGGTGTACACCGTAAGGTGGTCGATTTGGTGGCCGTAGGCTTGGTAGATATCATGACGGAAGAGATTGACGATGGGAAGACCATCGCTTTGGGCGACTTCGGGCGTTTCCGTCCTTCCTTTAAGGCGAAGAGCGCGGATAAGGAAAAAGACGTTTCGGTGGGCAATATCGTGCGTAAGCGCATTCTCTTTCTTCCTGGAAAAGCCTTCAGCAAGATGCTGAACAGTATGAGCATCACCCGGATGGCAATGCCCGACACCGATTATACCGATGGCGGAAAGAAGAGCGAAAACACCGGCCCGAAGCCTTCGGAAAGCGGTGAAAGCGGTCAGACGGGAAATCCGTTGGGATAA
- a CDS encoding class I SAM-dependent methyltransferase, whose product MAQKNAYDRMMSRYDDVLTGRKWWSWLYMHWLWGVDDNEIARKVLSFIPDDFEGKILDVPVGTMVFTHAKYQRMTNAEIVGLDYSEEMIRFASLRKKSDELHNLTLVRGDVGDMPFEDGCFDCVLTMNGIHAFPDKEKAFAEIFRVLKPSGRLCGCFYVEGERGVGDWFVRNVLNRRGYFVPPHYTLSEVEKKLRSLFGENVQLSNNRSICLFRCVKSK is encoded by the coding sequence ATGGCACAGAAAAATGCGTATGATCGTATGATGTCTCGTTACGATGATGTGCTGACGGGACGTAAATGGTGGTCGTGGCTTTACATGCATTGGCTGTGGGGGGTTGATGATAATGAAATAGCTCGCAAAGTATTGAGTTTTATTCCTGATGATTTTGAGGGAAAGATATTGGATGTTCCGGTGGGGACAATGGTGTTTACGCATGCCAAATATCAGCGTATGACAAATGCGGAGATTGTTGGCTTGGATTATTCTGAAGAAATGATACGCTTTGCATCGCTGCGGAAAAAAAGTGATGAGCTGCACAATCTGACACTTGTTCGTGGTGACGTTGGTGATATGCCTTTTGAGGATGGATGTTTCGATTGTGTACTTACGATGAATGGTATTCATGCTTTCCCGGACAAAGAGAAGGCTTTTGCCGAGATTTTTCGAGTGTTAAAACCTTCAGGAAGGTTGTGCGGCTGCTTCTATGTGGAGGGTGAGCGAGGAGTGGGCGATTGGTTTGTGAGAAATGTGTTGAACAGAAGGGGATACTTTGTGCCACCGCACTATACTCTTTCTGAAGTAGAGAAGAAACTCCGTTCGTTGTTCGGCGAGAATGTGCAACTATCTAACAATCGCTCCATTTGTCTTTTCAGATGTGTGAAATCAAAATGA
- a CDS encoding acyltransferase family protein has product MPTTTYLASKPRYEILDGLRGVAAMIVVAFHLFETYSAGPMSQILNHGYLAVDFFFVLSGFVVGYAYDDRWDRMGTWDFFKRRLVRLHPMVIMGTLLGALLFYFSACTAFPLVADTTWWMVILMALLGCLMIPTPTTWDIRGWGETNALNGPTWSLMWEYVANILYALFIRHFSKPALTLFVVLSACLTLDVTLNTDVFHLLAGRGEATHTLIGGWSLTPDQLYIGISRLLYPFFMGLLLSRMGRLIKVKRGFYVCALLITVILVMPRIGDEAHQWMNGTYEAISVLVFFPLIVLIGAGSNVTGKRSVAVCRFFGEISYPFYITHFPLIYMQIAWASKHPDASLETHVFIAVSLFILSIAIAYACLKLYDEPAREWLKQRFLMKRR; this is encoded by the coding sequence ATGCCAACAACGACTTATTTAGCATCCAAGCCTCGTTATGAGATATTGGACGGGCTTCGCGGCGTTGCCGCAATGATTGTGGTGGCCTTCCACCTTTTCGAGACTTACTCCGCCGGCCCCATGTCGCAAATATTGAATCACGGCTATCTGGCCGTAGACTTCTTCTTCGTGCTTTCCGGCTTCGTCGTCGGGTATGCCTACGACGACCGTTGGGACAGGATGGGCACGTGGGACTTCTTCAAACGGCGCTTGGTGCGCCTGCACCCCATGGTGATTATGGGAACACTGCTGGGCGCATTGCTCTTTTATTTCAGCGCATGCACGGCCTTTCCTTTAGTCGCCGACACCACATGGTGGATGGTGATACTGATGGCGCTGCTCGGCTGCCTGATGATTCCCACACCGACAACGTGGGACATTCGCGGATGGGGAGAGACAAATGCACTGAACGGCCCTACATGGTCGCTGATGTGGGAGTACGTGGCCAACATTCTTTATGCCTTATTCATCCGGCATTTTTCCAAACCGGCATTGACCCTCTTCGTGGTTCTTTCGGCCTGTCTTACGCTGGACGTCACACTGAACACCGACGTATTCCATCTGCTGGCAGGAAGAGGAGAAGCCACCCATACCCTGATAGGTGGTTGGAGCCTTACTCCCGACCAACTCTACATCGGCATTTCCCGCCTGCTCTATCCGTTCTTTATGGGACTGCTGCTATCGCGCATGGGCAGGCTGATAAAAGTGAAGCGCGGTTTTTACGTATGCGCCCTGCTGATTACGGTGATTCTCGTGATGCCACGCATAGGAGACGAAGCGCATCAATGGATGAACGGCACTTACGAAGCCATAAGCGTGCTTGTATTTTTTCCTCTGATTGTGCTCATAGGAGCAGGCAGCAATGTCACGGGAAAACGTTCCGTGGCTGTATGCAGATTTTTCGGAGAGATATCCTATCCTTTTTACATTACTCACTTTCCATTGATATATATGCAGATAGCATGGGCAAGCAAGCATCCTGACGCATCGTTGGAAACACATGTGTTCATTGCAGTGTCTCTCTTCATCCTATCCATCGCCATTGCCTATGCTTGCTTGAAGCTGTACGACGAACCGGCAAGGGAATGGCTGAAACAACGGTTCCTGATGAAAAGAAGGTAG
- a CDS encoding SPFH domain-containing protein, whose translation MGVTKKTTVKFGAAGVAIIGIALLMMIIFAVERIDSGQTGIIVNLAGSERGVDDAKVETGWVMYNRFSKQLFEYPAFAQIVDYEPFDIQDKKGTIFKTDPTIEYYIERENAKIVFLRYRKTTEELEQSVILTEVKNAYKDVAGLYETDSLINNRPAFEKEVEALLKERLSTRGFTFTNIQSSVKPNDVLQAAIDEKNTAVQNALKVENEKKAAIAEAEKVVAAAKGKADANRILQQSITPELIQLKAVEKWDGKLPLSTSGNTLPFLKLQ comes from the coding sequence ATGGGAGTAACAAAGAAAACAACCGTAAAATTCGGAGCGGCAGGCGTCGCAATCATCGGAATCGCATTGTTGATGATGATAATATTTGCCGTGGAGCGCATCGACTCCGGTCAGACGGGAATCATCGTTAATTTAGCCGGCAGCGAGCGTGGCGTGGACGATGCAAAGGTAGAAACCGGATGGGTGATGTACAACCGGTTCTCCAAACAATTATTCGAATATCCTGCTTTTGCACAGATTGTCGATTACGAACCCTTCGACATACAAGACAAGAAAGGAACTATCTTCAAAACCGACCCTACCATTGAGTATTACATCGAGCGCGAGAATGCGAAAATCGTCTTTCTGCGCTATCGAAAAACAACCGAAGAACTGGAACAGTCCGTCATCCTGACCGAAGTGAAGAATGCCTATAAGGATGTGGCCGGATTGTATGAGACGGATTCGCTCATCAACAATCGCCCCGCCTTCGAGAAAGAGGTGGAAGCGTTGCTGAAAGAACGCTTGAGCACACGCGGATTTACGTTCACCAACATACAGTCCAGCGTGAAGCCTAACGACGTGCTGCAAGCCGCTATCGACGAGAAAAACACAGCCGTGCAAAACGCCTTGAAAGTGGAGAACGAGAAGAAAGCCGCCATTGCCGAAGCCGAGAAAGTGGTGGCTGCCGCCAAAGGTAAGGCCGATGCTAACCGCATCCTTCAGCAAAGCATCACGCCGGAACTGATTCAGCTCAAAGCCGTGGAGAAATGGGATGGCAAGCTGCCGCTTTCCACAAGCGGAAATACATTGCCGTTCTTGAAACTGCAATAA